Proteins from one Ketobacter alkanivorans genomic window:
- a CDS encoding VOC family protein, whose product MIGYVTLGTNDLQRGAEFYDQLLAELGAKRFMEEDSFIAWAITPTQPSLAITKPFDGNAATVGNGVMVALAVETPAQVDALYAKAIALGAKDEGAAGPRQGSFYAGYFRDLDGNKLNVFCITKN is encoded by the coding sequence ATGATTGGATATGTAACTTTAGGAACGAATGACCTGCAGCGTGGTGCGGAGTTCTATGACCAACTGCTGGCAGAACTGGGCGCAAAAAGATTCATGGAGGAAGACTCGTTTATCGCATGGGCCATTACGCCAACGCAGCCCAGCTTGGCAATCACCAAGCCATTTGATGGTAACGCTGCCACGGTTGGCAATGGTGTCATGGTGGCGCTTGCGGTGGAAACCCCTGCGCAAGTGGACGCGCTGTATGCAAAAGCCATTGCCTTGGGTGCTAAAGATGAGGGGGCTGCAGGGCCGCGCCAGGGAAGTTTCTATGCCGGTTATTTTCGCGATTTGGATGGCAACAAACTGAATGTGTTTTGCATTACAAAAAATTAG
- a CDS encoding SDR family NAD(P)-dependent oxidoreductase, with protein MSNDAALPKTVLITGASAGIGKALAHVFAQNNFDVVLVARREDKLKQVETDIKHKYGQMAYCLPEDLADPAAPQRIYDWCQQNHIQVDALVNNAGYALHDDFLQATWQSHLDFMQVLNISVVHLCHLFAPAMKERGYGRIINLASVAAWSPQLKGNLYGAAKSFILDFSQAIDLELQPYGVNCTALCPGFTFSEFHDVMGTRGSVSKLPRFLWMTAEEVAQEGFDAVMEGKPVHVNGRVNQGLSQVMAMLPSSVKYYISKQQKVM; from the coding sequence ATGAGCAATGACGCTGCACTGCCCAAAACCGTTCTGATCACCGGTGCTTCTGCCGGTATAGGCAAAGCGCTGGCCCACGTATTCGCACAGAATAATTTTGATGTGGTTCTGGTGGCTCGCCGGGAAGACAAACTCAAACAAGTGGAAACCGACATCAAGCACAAGTACGGTCAGATGGCCTACTGCCTGCCTGAAGATCTGGCAGACCCTGCTGCGCCTCAGCGCATTTACGACTGGTGCCAGCAAAACCACATTCAGGTGGATGCATTGGTGAACAATGCAGGCTATGCGCTGCACGATGATTTTCTGCAGGCCACGTGGCAGTCCCATCTTGATTTTATGCAGGTGTTAAATATCAGCGTGGTGCATCTGTGCCACCTGTTTGCTCCCGCTATGAAAGAGCGGGGCTACGGCCGCATCATTAATTTAGCCTCGGTCGCGGCCTGGTCACCACAACTGAAAGGCAACCTCTACGGCGCAGCCAAATCCTTTATTCTGGATTTCAGCCAGGCCATTGATTTAGAGCTACAGCCCTATGGAGTCAACTGCACCGCACTCTGTCCGGGCTTTACCTTCAGTGAATTCCACGACGTTATGGGCACCCGTGGCTCTGTCAGTAAGTTGCCCCGTTTTTTATGGATGACTGCCGAAGAGGTAGCCCAGGAAGGATTTGATGCGGTAATGGAAGGCAAACCGGTTCACGTCAACGGACGGGTAAATCAGGGGCTGTCTCAGGTGATGGCCATGCTGCCTTCCTCGGTAAAATACTATATATCCAAGCAGCAGAAAGTGATGTAG
- a CDS encoding HIT family protein: MSYDNQNIFAKILREELPCIKVYEDEHTLAFMDIMPQSEGHTLVIPKVAAETLFELPASHYEACFNTLKKVGNALKKAFGTEGIMMFQLSGADAGQTVPHLHFHLLPTSIHTLRTSTHAAKMADQVILQGYADRIIAVME; this comes from the coding sequence ATGTCATACGATAATCAAAATATATTCGCCAAAATTTTGAGGGAAGAACTGCCCTGCATTAAGGTGTATGAGGATGAACATACCTTGGCTTTCATGGACATAATGCCTCAGTCTGAAGGCCACACTCTTGTGATTCCCAAGGTGGCCGCCGAGACCTTATTCGAGCTGCCAGCCAGCCATTACGAGGCTTGTTTCAATACGCTGAAAAAAGTAGGCAACGCGTTGAAGAAGGCATTCGGTACAGAGGGTATCATGATGTTTCAATTGAGTGGCGCCGATGCGGGGCAGACTGTACCCCACCTGCATTTCCATTTGCTGCCTACCTCCATTCATACCCTGCGCACCAGCACTCATGCCGCGAAAATGGCCGATCAAGTAATATTGCAAGGTTATGCCGACCGCATCATCGCGGTCATGGAATAA
- a CDS encoding AraC family transcriptional regulator → MTASTLTSWALLVWEELDARNLDANAIFREAGLNPAKLSNAGARFPVTNMVQLWGLAQDATDAGFGVAAGERWNPTTFHALGFAWLASNSLGDALHRLARYGRFLNDGLDYALFSEKVLYRFRVSANLQRLPAASRVRSDAAGDAGIVAFVKMCRLLLGDSFSPMEVASPHPPSGASILLEQYTRCPVHYGKDYIELVFDRHDIERKLHSGNDELTQAHEQIILKHMSNLEQDELSAKVQLSIMERLPSGNVKETDIASGLNMSSRTMQRRLLDEGVNFQSLLQEARQKLADQYIRDENLSINEIAYLLGFSEQANFTRAFKRWTGVSPTRFRTDALADV, encoded by the coding sequence GTGACCGCATCAACCCTAACGTCCTGGGCGCTATTGGTTTGGGAAGAACTGGACGCCCGCAACCTTGACGCCAACGCCATCTTCCGGGAGGCAGGCCTAAACCCAGCGAAACTGAGTAATGCCGGTGCCCGCTTTCCGGTGACCAATATGGTGCAGCTGTGGGGGCTGGCACAGGACGCCACCGACGCTGGCTTCGGCGTGGCCGCCGGTGAGCGTTGGAACCCCACCACCTTTCATGCCTTGGGCTTTGCCTGGCTGGCCAGCAACTCCCTTGGTGATGCACTGCATCGCCTGGCCCGCTACGGCCGATTTCTGAACGACGGCCTGGATTACGCGCTGTTCTCCGAGAAAGTCTTGTATCGCTTTCGGGTGTCTGCCAACCTGCAACGCCTGCCTGCAGCATCACGGGTACGCAGCGATGCTGCAGGCGATGCAGGCATCGTAGCCTTTGTGAAAATGTGCCGATTATTACTGGGGGACAGCTTCAGCCCTATGGAGGTAGCCAGCCCACACCCTCCCTCCGGCGCCAGCATTCTGCTGGAGCAGTACACTCGCTGCCCGGTTCACTACGGCAAGGACTATATCGAGCTGGTATTTGATCGCCACGACATCGAACGCAAATTACACAGTGGCAATGATGAGCTGACCCAGGCCCATGAGCAGATTATTCTCAAGCATATGTCGAACCTGGAGCAGGATGAGCTATCGGCAAAGGTGCAGCTCTCCATCATGGAGCGCTTACCCTCTGGTAATGTGAAAGAAACGGATATTGCCTCTGGGCTGAACATGAGCTCCCGGACTATGCAGCGGCGATTATTGGATGAAGGTGTGAATTTTCAAAGCCTGTTGCAAGAGGCAAGACAGAAACTCGCCGATCAGTATATACGCGATGAGAATCTGTCCATCAACGAAATCGCTTACCTGCTGGGGTTTTCGGAACAGGCTAATTTCACTCGGGCGTTCAAGCGCTGGACCGGTGTTTCACCGACCCGTTTTCGCACCGACGCACTGGCGGATGTGTAG
- the lpxC gene encoding UDP-3-O-acyl-N-acetylglucosamine deacetylase, with protein MKHTQRNPFYQHTLSGPVHFVGRGLHNGKAVSMTLLPALPDSGYVFERLDVGVASATVAARWHTVTDTRLSTTIANSYGVTVSTIEHLTAALNACGVDNCRILIDGPEVPIMDGSAKVFVERIQAEGLTRQREERKALVITNPIWIYEQDKYAGFLPFPQPWFDMTIEFESKVIGKQNYSMPMNETFFTSQISRARTFGFEDQIATLKKLGLAQGGTLRNAILVNDKGVVNEEGLRYDDEFVRHKLLDAVGDLALAGAPIFGRFVGHCSGHNLNNRLLRSMMQNKTFWKFVTVREATENWSRMIDDTSYDEILDIVNQCSAV; from the coding sequence ATGAAACACACTCAACGCAACCCCTTCTATCAGCACACCCTGTCTGGCCCGGTACACTTTGTTGGACGGGGGCTGCATAACGGCAAAGCCGTGAGTATGACATTGTTACCCGCTCTGCCAGATTCAGGTTATGTGTTTGAGAGGCTGGATGTGGGTGTAGCCAGTGCCACCGTGGCGGCGCGCTGGCATACGGTGACCGATACTCGACTTTCCACAACAATTGCCAATAGCTACGGTGTTACCGTCAGCACCATAGAGCACCTGACCGCTGCCCTGAATGCCTGCGGAGTGGATAACTGTCGCATTCTGATCGATGGCCCTGAGGTGCCAATAATGGATGGCAGCGCTAAAGTGTTTGTGGAGCGGATTCAGGCAGAAGGCCTGACCCGGCAGAGGGAGGAGCGAAAAGCCCTGGTGATCACTAATCCGATCTGGATTTATGAACAGGATAAGTACGCAGGGTTCCTGCCGTTTCCACAGCCATGGTTTGATATGACCATTGAGTTCGAATCCAAGGTGATCGGTAAACAAAACTACTCAATGCCCATGAATGAAACGTTTTTTACCTCTCAAATATCGCGAGCACGAACCTTTGGTTTTGAGGATCAGATAGCCACGCTGAAGAAACTGGGGCTGGCTCAGGGGGGCACCTTGCGCAACGCCATACTCGTCAATGACAAGGGCGTAGTGAATGAGGAAGGCTTGCGTTATGACGACGAATTTGTGCGCCACAAGTTACTGGATGCCGTGGGCGACTTGGCCTTGGCCGGTGCGCCGATCTTTGGGCGCTTTGTCGGGCACTGTAGTGGGCACAATCTGAATAATCGATTGTTACGCAGTATGATGCAGAACAAAACCTTCTGGAAGTTTGTCACAGTGCGCGAGGCAACGGAAAACTGGAGCCGCATGATAGACGACACCAGTTACGATGAGATATTGGACATCGTGAATCAGTGCAGTGCTGTTTAG
- a CDS encoding RNA methyltransferase, with amino-acid sequence MTILVYIGLLNPKSPTNMGSVLRAAGCFMAQSVFYSGTRYAKAAAFQTDTHKASTQIPLVAVDDVLDCAAPGMSVVCVELAENAIPLNEFSHPDDALYVFGPEDGTIPQSVIDQADATVFIPTHGCLNLAASVNVVLYDRISKLGLQSDPNALIKKVRDRNNNVKVRT; translated from the coding sequence ATAACGATTTTGGTATACATTGGACTGCTTAACCCCAAGAGCCCAACCAACATGGGCTCAGTATTACGAGCCGCCGGCTGCTTTATGGCGCAGTCGGTTTTTTATAGCGGAACGCGATATGCCAAAGCGGCGGCTTTTCAAACCGACACCCATAAAGCCTCTACCCAGATACCGTTGGTGGCGGTTGATGATGTGCTGGACTGTGCAGCGCCTGGGATGTCGGTGGTGTGTGTTGAATTGGCCGAAAATGCAATACCATTGAACGAGTTTAGTCACCCAGACGATGCACTGTATGTGTTTGGGCCGGAAGATGGCACCATCCCTCAATCGGTCATTGATCAGGCGGATGCAACGGTGTTTATTCCGACGCACGGTTGTCTGAATTTGGCGGCTAGTGTGAACGTAGTGTTGTATGACCGTATTTCAAAGCTGGGCCTGCAAAGCGACCCTAACGCCCTGATTAAAAAAGTACGTGATCGCAACAATAACGTGAAGGTTCGAACCTAG
- a CDS encoding GreA/GreB family elongation factor, with amino-acid sequence MPIEYNKEALLTAIIKALEALVDNARNAMQVAYETATHEENIAENKYDTLGLEAAYLTQGQAQRLAECEADLAAFKSIKPGSFKKADAIGVGALVELIDDDNHTHLFFLGPAAGGLKVECNGNIIMVVTTKAPLGKALHNSHLGDGLTVALGNKQKHYEVVAIN; translated from the coding sequence ATGCCCATTGAATACAACAAAGAGGCGCTTCTCACGGCAATCATCAAAGCTCTGGAGGCGCTGGTTGATAACGCTCGAAACGCCATGCAGGTAGCCTATGAGACGGCCACCCACGAAGAAAACATTGCAGAAAACAAGTACGACACACTGGGCCTGGAGGCGGCTTATCTGACTCAGGGTCAGGCACAAAGGCTGGCAGAATGCGAGGCTGATTTGGCAGCCTTTAAGAGCATAAAACCTGGCTCATTTAAAAAAGCTGATGCCATTGGTGTGGGCGCTTTGGTTGAGCTGATTGATGATGACAACCACACCCATTTATTCTTCTTGGGGCCGGCTGCCGGTGGACTAAAAGTCGAGTGTAATGGCAACATTATCATGGTCGTCACAACCAAAGCGCCACTGGGCAAAGCGCTGCACAACAGCCATCTGGGTGATGGCCTTACAGTGGCTTTGGGCAACAAACAAAAACACTATGAAGTCGTGGCAATCAACTAG
- a CDS encoding DUF2061 domain-containing protein: protein MKKTISFATIHMGVAFTVGYVMTGDLAVGGALALVEPLCNTVAYYFHEKVWNRVKSPRQLPDSQPVLQANYHTEYKQIEPPLYAH, encoded by the coding sequence ATGAAAAAGACCATCAGCTTCGCCACAATCCACATGGGTGTGGCTTTCACCGTGGGTTATGTTATGACCGGAGACTTGGCAGTGGGTGGCGCACTTGCTTTGGTGGAACCCTTGTGTAATACCGTGGCATACTACTTTCACGAAAAGGTATGGAACCGAGTAAAATCGCCGCGCCAGCTACCTGATTCCCAACCTGTGTTGCAGGCCAACTACCACACCGAATACAAACAGATCGAGCCACCGCTGTATGCCCATTGA
- a CDS encoding flavohemoglobin expression-modulating QEGLA motif protein, with product MSQRQIYLENLKSLSDQMIAIQAPIRILDSIKWPSEWRQSFFDSGMRSLPKADAQYYQSIPLDFNPDTKQQEFRDLKKAIRKKLGKQDALGKLLTSTTDQYIQVTEMLKARGKKDFGKYSVELYGSAQDHLFGDKRSLLEVGEQLCSIFSQPAAQHIAFAQPKDYDASGAVAILQKRLNRYFTAGELKVILSDGIVSDAAAGGDTIKMNSRARFSERDLRVLEVHEGWVHVGTTLNGRRQPYASWLSVGSPRIAAIQEGLALLMETLTFSSFPFRARRVSDRVSAIHAAEQGGDFVEVFHHLRDRGLPDGDAYTTTQRVFRGGMVQGSSVFTKDLSYVKGFVENVNFIRSAIGAGLPELIPMLFLGKITLEDIPVLYEAYLEGIVEPPRYLPEMFRDLNGLYVWFGFSNGLSLVDMKRVQKHYRKTFQQITPVCPLEMAPARIGGIDLDPLP from the coding sequence ATGAGCCAACGCCAGATCTACCTTGAAAACCTGAAATCCCTGTCCGACCAGATGATTGCGATTCAAGCTCCGATTCGCATACTGGACAGCATCAAGTGGCCGAGCGAATGGCGTCAGTCATTCTTTGATTCTGGCATGCGTTCGTTACCAAAAGCTGACGCGCAATATTATCAATCGATTCCGCTGGATTTTAACCCGGATACCAAACAACAAGAATTCCGCGATCTGAAGAAAGCCATCAGAAAAAAACTGGGCAAACAGGATGCGCTGGGCAAACTGCTCACCTCTACCACAGATCAGTACATCCAAGTTACTGAAATGCTGAAAGCCAGAGGCAAAAAGGATTTTGGCAAATACAGCGTAGAGCTTTACGGATCGGCGCAGGATCATCTGTTCGGCGACAAGCGTTCCCTGCTGGAAGTAGGTGAGCAACTGTGTTCAATTTTCTCTCAACCAGCGGCGCAGCACATCGCCTTTGCTCAGCCCAAGGATTACGATGCCAGTGGCGCAGTGGCCATTTTGCAAAAGCGGTTGAATCGTTATTTTACTGCGGGCGAACTCAAAGTGATTTTGTCCGATGGTATCGTGTCTGATGCTGCTGCCGGTGGCGACACCATCAAGATGAACAGCCGCGCGCGCTTTTCTGAGCGGGATCTGCGGGTGCTGGAGGTACACGAAGGCTGGGTGCACGTGGGCACCACGCTGAACGGGCGTCGCCAGCCCTACGCCAGCTGGCTCAGTGTGGGATCACCCCGTATTGCCGCCATTCAGGAAGGGCTGGCCTTGCTGATGGAAACCCTGACTTTCAGCAGTTTTCCGTTTCGCGCACGCCGCGTGAGCGATCGGGTCAGCGCCATTCATGCAGCAGAGCAAGGGGGGGATTTCGTTGAGGTATTCCACCATTTGCGGGATCGCGGCCTGCCCGATGGCGATGCCTACACCACCACCCAGCGGGTGTTCCGTGGCGGCATGGTGCAAGGTAGCTCGGTGTTCACCAAAGATCTTTCCTACGTAAAAGGCTTTGTGGAAAACGTTAACTTTATTCGCAGTGCTATCGGCGCTGGCCTGCCGGAGCTGATTCCCATGCTGTTTTTGGGCAAAATCACGCTGGAAGACATCCCGGTGCTGTATGAAGCCTATCTGGAAGGCATTGTGGAGCCACCCAGATACTTACCGGAGATGTTTCGGGATCTGAACGGATTGTATGTGTGGTTCGGCTTCTCTAACGGGTTATCACTGGTGGATATGAAGCGGGTACAAAAACACTACCGCAAGACATTCCAACAAATTACGCCAGTGTGCCCACTGGAAATGGCACCGGCGCGCATCGGGGGCATCGATCTGGATCCATTGCCCTGA
- the chrA gene encoding chromate efflux transporter has protein sequence MVPQVQQVSLWQAFKYWLKLGFISFGGPAGQISMMHQELVDKRRWISEKRFLHALNYCMVLPGPEAQQLATYIGWLMHGVKGGLLAGGLFVLPSLLLLVLLSWIYLAFGHLPLVAGVLYGIKPAVTAIVLLAAWRIGSRALKHWFLWGIAACSFVAISVFKVPFPAILLGAALLGWLGFRVWPEIFRASNHPVTAGQGVADALIGDHSPVPVHARFSRRRTMVTLLCGIGLWLAAMAVLWWSVGPQHDLTLMGWFFTKAALLTFGGAYAVLPYVVQGGVEHYGWLSATQMMDGLALGETTPGPLIMVVSFVGFVGGWTKSVLGPDWLFAGGALAACVVTFFTFLPSFLFILLGGPVVEASRNQMRFTAPLTGITAAVVGVILNLALFFGQHVLFPDGVGGSLDWYSLVWGLCCVGLLYKLEWSILRVIGLSAAVGLIAGLNLLSV, from the coding sequence ATGGTGCCGCAAGTGCAACAGGTAAGTCTTTGGCAAGCATTTAAATACTGGCTGAAACTGGGCTTCATCAGCTTTGGTGGGCCAGCAGGGCAGATCAGTATGATGCATCAGGAGCTGGTGGATAAGCGTCGCTGGATCTCTGAGAAGCGCTTTTTGCATGCGCTGAACTATTGCATGGTGCTGCCGGGGCCCGAGGCGCAGCAGTTGGCCACGTATATCGGCTGGTTGATGCACGGTGTAAAGGGTGGATTGCTGGCCGGTGGCCTGTTTGTGTTGCCTTCGCTGCTGTTGTTGGTGCTGCTTAGCTGGATCTATCTGGCGTTCGGCCATCTGCCTTTGGTAGCTGGCGTGCTGTATGGAATCAAACCTGCAGTCACTGCCATTGTTTTGCTGGCGGCCTGGCGTATTGGCTCACGCGCACTTAAACACTGGTTTTTATGGGGGATTGCTGCGTGTTCGTTTGTGGCAATCAGTGTGTTCAAGGTGCCATTCCCTGCCATTCTGCTGGGGGCTGCACTGTTGGGGTGGCTTGGCTTTCGCGTGTGGCCTGAGATCTTTCGAGCCAGTAATCACCCAGTTACAGCAGGGCAAGGCGTGGCGGATGCGCTGATTGGCGATCACAGCCCGGTGCCGGTTCACGCCCGCTTTTCGCGCAGGCGCACGATGGTTACCTTGCTTTGTGGTATTGGGTTGTGGCTGGCGGCCATGGCCGTGTTGTGGTGGAGTGTTGGGCCGCAGCATGATCTTACTTTGATGGGGTGGTTCTTTACCAAGGCGGCATTGCTCACCTTTGGTGGAGCCTATGCGGTATTGCCCTATGTGGTGCAGGGCGGAGTGGAACACTATGGTTGGCTTAGCGCCACTCAGATGATGGATGGTTTGGCGCTGGGAGAAACCACGCCGGGGCCGCTTATTATGGTGGTGTCTTTCGTGGGTTTTGTGGGGGGCTGGACCAAATCTGTACTGGGGCCAGACTGGCTGTTTGCCGGTGGCGCACTGGCGGCCTGCGTGGTGACATTCTTTACGTTTCTGCCCTCGTTTCTGTTTATTTTATTAGGCGGCCCGGTGGTGGAGGCCAGCCGTAATCAAATGCGCTTTACTGCGCCTTTAACTGGTATTACCGCTGCAGTAGTGGGGGTGATTCTTAATTTGGCGTTGTTCTTTGGTCAGCATGTGCTGTTTCCTGATGGCGTTGGTGGCAGCCTGGATTGGTACTCGTTGGTGTGGGGCCTGTGTTGTGTGGGGCTGTTGTATAAATTGGAATGGAGTATTTTGCGGGTGATCGGGTTGAGCGCGGCTGTTGGGCTAATAGCAGGGCTGAATTTATTGAGCGTTTGA
- a CDS encoding LysR family transcriptional regulator gives MDIDLARTFLEIVSAGSFIKASERLHITQTAVTARVRSLEGELGCKLFVRNRAGARLTPEGENFLPHATEILNAWNHAKRSIALPDGHQSRLSLGSETSLWNPLLVNWITWIKDQLPEAAVDSQVSDPDRLTKALERGQLDAAIVHTPNYYAGINVELLLEEKLIRVQSPLTSEPNLFINWGSEFERQYMAVASSPSQSAFSFDLGPLALQVMLQTGGNGWFRTRVVEPYLSSGKLLRVADAPEFTYPVYLTYRSDSNKPLLQTALKGVKEIANLNVPWML, from the coding sequence ATGGACATTGATCTGGCTAGAACGTTTTTGGAAATCGTCAGTGCGGGGAGCTTTATCAAAGCCTCCGAGCGACTCCATATCACTCAGACAGCCGTAACCGCCAGGGTACGCTCACTGGAGGGAGAGCTGGGCTGCAAACTGTTCGTACGCAACCGGGCCGGGGCGCGTCTGACCCCTGAAGGTGAAAACTTTCTGCCCCATGCCACCGAGATACTAAACGCCTGGAATCACGCCAAACGCAGTATCGCGTTACCTGATGGGCATCAATCCCGCCTCAGCCTCGGCAGCGAGACAAGCCTATGGAATCCGCTGCTGGTAAACTGGATCACATGGATAAAGGATCAGTTACCAGAAGCAGCCGTGGATTCCCAGGTTTCAGACCCAGACCGCCTAACTAAGGCATTGGAGCGGGGGCAACTGGATGCCGCCATCGTACACACCCCGAATTACTACGCTGGGATTAACGTGGAATTGCTGTTGGAAGAGAAGCTGATTCGAGTGCAAAGCCCGCTTACATCAGAACCAAACTTATTCATCAATTGGGGCTCTGAATTTGAACGCCAATACATGGCGGTGGCGTCTTCCCCCAGCCAGAGCGCGTTCAGTTTTGATTTGGGGCCGCTGGCTCTGCAGGTCATGCTGCAAACCGGGGGCAACGGCTGGTTTCGAACCCGCGTTGTTGAACCTTATCTGTCTTCGGGAAAACTGCTACGGGTTGCCGATGCACCCGAGTTCACCTATCCGGTCTACTTAACGTATCGTTCCGATTCCAATAAACCACTTCTGCAAACAGCATTGAAAGGCGTTAAAGAAATTGCGAATTTAAACGTGCCGTGGATGTTGTAA
- a CDS encoding HPP family protein, which produces MSGTLHAIVQYLGVPTDNTSHVEKLISALGAGIGILIVYGALCVYSIDHASVLLVASVAASTVLVFAVPHGALSQPWPVIGSYLVSGLVGVTCHRWIDHPVLAIPLAVGFAVWCMYYTRCLHPPGGAIALVAVTGGNEIQQLGYGFVLVPALMNAATLVCAGFVYNYVFPWRRYPVHFLYAQPHAHPLVQQYELLELTHEDYQYALKTMDSFIDISPEDLSELVDCAREHALIVSKRYIRPGVEKC; this is translated from the coding sequence GTGAGCGGCACACTGCACGCCATAGTGCAGTATTTGGGGGTGCCAACGGACAACACATCCCATGTGGAAAAGTTGATATCCGCCCTTGGCGCTGGCATCGGTATTCTTATCGTATACGGCGCACTTTGTGTGTACTCCATTGATCACGCCTCGGTGCTGCTGGTGGCCTCTGTGGCGGCCTCCACTGTGTTGGTGTTTGCGGTACCCCATGGCGCGTTGTCGCAACCTTGGCCCGTGATTGGCAGCTACCTTGTGTCCGGTTTGGTGGGGGTAACCTGTCACCGGTGGATCGACCATCCGGTGCTGGCTATTCCGCTGGCAGTAGGCTTTGCGGTTTGGTGTATGTACTACACCCGCTGTTTGCACCCTCCTGGTGGAGCCATCGCATTGGTGGCCGTGACCGGTGGCAACGAGATCCAGCAGCTTGGCTATGGCTTTGTTCTGGTGCCAGCCCTAATGAACGCTGCCACCTTGGTGTGCGCAGGGTTTGTATACAACTATGTTTTTCCGTGGCGGCGATACCCCGTGCACTTTCTGTATGCGCAACCCCATGCACATCCTTTGGTTCAGCAATACGAATTGCTCGAACTCACCCACGAAGACTATCAATACGCATTAAAAACGATGGATTCCTTTATCGATATCAGCCCGGAAGATCTGAGTGAATTGGTGGATTGCGCCCGAGAACACGCATTGATAGTGAGTAAGCGATACATTCGTCCAGGAGTAGAGAAAT